From Medicago truncatula cultivar Jemalong A17 chromosome 7, MtrunA17r5.0-ANR, whole genome shotgun sequence, a single genomic window includes:
- the LOC11430699 gene encoding DNA replication licensing factor MCM7, whose product MNTKGFDFNNDRAIAREFLKDFADVNGQAKYLLILQDVANHKTRSVEIDLEDLINYKDLDEEFLSRVTENTRRYIGIFADAIDELMPEPTETFVDDDHDILMTQRSDEGTEGADGSDPHQKMPPEIRRFFEVYIKASSKGRPFTIREVKASNIGQLVRIAGIVTRCSDVKPLMQVAVYTCEDCGFEIYQEVTARVFMPLFECPSKRCVMNKSKGNVILQLRASKFLRFQEAKIQELAEHVPKGHIPRTMTVHLRGELTRKVSPGDVVELSGIFLPIPYVGFRAMRAGLVADTYLEAMSVTHFKKKYEEYELIGDEEEQIKRLAEDGDIYDKLARSLAPEIFGHEDIKKALLLLLVGAPHRTLKDGMKIRGDLHICLMGDPGVAKSQLLKHIINVAPRGVYTTGKGSSGVGLTAAVQKDPVTNEMVLEGGALVLSDMGICAIDEFDKMDESDRTSIHEVMEQQTVSIAKAGITTSLNARTAVLAAANPAWGRYDLRRTPAENINLPPALLSRFDLLWLILDRADMDNDLEMARHVVYVHQNKESPALGFTPLEPSLLRAYISTARRLSPTVPRELEEYIASAYSSIRQEEAKSTTPHSYTTIRTLLSILRISAALARLRFSETVAQSDVDEALRLMQMSKFSLYSDDRQRSGLDAISDIYSILRDEAARSSRMDVNYRDALNWISRKGYSEAQLKECLEEYAALNVWQIHPQTFDIKFIDA is encoded by the exons ATGAACACCAAAGGCTTCGATTTCAACAACGACAGAG CTATAGCCAGAGAATTTCTTAAAGATTTCGCCGACGTTAATGGCCAAGCCAAATACCTCCTCATCCTG CAAGATGTTGCAAATCACAAAACCAGATCTGTCGAAATTGACCTCGAAGACTTGATTAAC tacaaaGATCTAGATGAGGAATTTCTGAGCCGTGTTACTGAGAATACTCGAAGGTATATTGGGATTTTCGCTGATGCAATCGACGAACTAATGCCGGAGCCGACCGAGACATTTGTTGATGATGACCATGACATTTTGATGACTCAGAGATCTGATGAAGGAACTGAAGGTGCTGATGGTTCTGATCCGCACCAGAAGATGCCTCCTGAAATCAGACGCTTCTT TGAAGTTTATATCAAAGCATCTTCGAAAGGACGGCCATTTACAATTAGGGAGGTGAAGGCTTCAAACATTGGTCAGCTAGTGAGGATAGCTGGTATCGTTACACGTTGCTCAGATGTCAAACCATTGATGCAGGTGGCTGTGTACACCTGTGAGGATTGTGGCTTTGAAATCTATCAG GAAGTAACAGCTAGAGTATTCATGCCTTTGTTTGAGTGTCCATCAAAGCGCTGTGTTATGAACAAGAGTAAGGGTAATGTCATCCTTCAACTGAGAGCGTCGAAGTTTTTGAGATTTCAAGAG GCAAAAATTCAAGAGTTAGCTGAACATGTTCCAAAGGGTCACATTCCACGAACAATGACTGTTCATCTTAGGGGAGAACTCACGAGAAAG GTATCTCCAGGTGACGTCGTCGAACTCTCTGGGATTTTTCTTCCTATACCTTATGTCGGTTTTAGAGCAATGCGTGCTGGCCTAGTTGCTGACACATACTTAGAGGCCATGTCTGTGACtcattttaagaagaaatatgAAGA ATATGAACTTATAGGAGATGAGGAAGAGCAGATCAAACGTTTAGCAGAAGATGGTGATATCTATGATAAGTTAGCACGTTCATTAGCTCCTGAAATTTTTGGACATGAAGATATCAAAAAAGCACTACTGCTGCTTCTTGTTGGTGCTCCCCATCGGACATTGAAAGATGGGATGAAG ATTAGAGGAGATCTACATATATGTTTGATGGGTGATCCTGGTGTTGCCAAGAGTCAGCTTCTAAAACACATAATTAATGTAGCACCCAGGGGTGTGTACACCACTGGCAAAGGAAGTAGTGGAGTTGGTCTAACTGCTGCTGTTCAGAAAGATCCGGTGACAAATGAGATGGTTTTAGAGGGTGGAGCATTG GTGCTATCAGATATGGGTATATGCGCCATTGATGAGTTTGACAAGATGGATGAATCAGATCGTACATCTATACACGAAGTTATGGAACAACAGACTGTTAGCATTGCCAAGGCTGGGATCACTACATCGCTGAATGCTAGGACTGCTGTCCTTGCTGCAGCTAATCCAGCATg GGGAAGATATGATCTTAGAAGAACTCCTGCTGAAAATATTAATCTTCCACCTGCCCTGCTATCAAGGTTTGACCTTCTGTGGTTAATCCTTGATCGAGCTGATATGGATAATGATCTTGAAATGGCAAGGCATGTTGTCTATGTCCACCAAAATAAAGAGTCTCCCGCACTAGGATTCACTCCTCTTGAACCATCGCTTCTCCG TGCATACATATCAACTGCTAGAAGATTGTCTCCAACTGTCCCAAGGGAACTGGAAGAGTATATTGCTAGTGCTTACTCCAGCATTCGTCAAGAAGAAGCAAAGTCCACCACTCCACATTCCTATACAACTATCAGAACATTGCTCAGTATTCTCCGCATATCTGCT GCCCTAGCAAGACTCCGTTTTTCTGAAACTGTTGCTCAGAGTGATGTGGATGAGGCATTGAGGTTAATGCAGATGTCGAAATTCTCTCTGTACTCTGATGACCGTCAAAGATCTGGTCTGGATGCTATATCTGATATTTATTCCATACTTCGTGATGAAGCTGCTAGAAGTAGCCGAATGGATGTCAACTATCGTGATGCATTGAATTGGATATCTCGGAAG GGGTACAGTGAAGCCCAGTTGAAAGAGTGTTTAGAGGAGTATGCAGCTTTGAATGTATGGCAGATACATCCTCAAACCTTCgatataaaatttattgatgCTTGA